A single region of the Thioalkalivibrio nitratireducens DSM 14787 genome encodes:
- a CDS encoding NUDIX hydrolase encodes MSDQSNDDPVNFSRRVPEGDDRLRLVCDACGFIQYENPRIVVGVVASWEGRILLCRRAIPPREGYWTLPAGYLELGETTEEGAMREAWEEARAELEIDQLLAVYSIPRISQVQMFYRAWLKSSRVLPGPESIEVGLFRQDQIPVDEIAFPSVHWALQDHRETLTEAVISPRTAPPT; translated from the coding sequence ATGTCCGATCAAAGCAACGACGACCCCGTGAATTTCAGCCGCCGTGTCCCGGAGGGCGATGACCGCCTGCGGCTGGTGTGCGACGCCTGCGGCTTCATTCAGTACGAGAATCCCCGGATCGTGGTCGGCGTGGTGGCCAGCTGGGAGGGTCGGATCCTGCTGTGCCGTCGGGCGATTCCGCCGCGCGAGGGATACTGGACGCTTCCGGCCGGCTATCTCGAACTCGGGGAAACCACCGAGGAGGGTGCCATGCGCGAGGCCTGGGAGGAAGCGAGGGCGGAACTGGAGATCGACCAGCTGCTGGCGGTGTACTCGATCCCCCGAATCAGCCAGGTGCAGATGTTCTACCGGGCCTGGTTGAAGAGTTCCCGGGTGCTGCCAGGGCCGGAATCGATCGAGGTGGGGTTGTTCCGGCAGGATCAGATCCCGGTGGACGAGATCGCTTTCCCCTCCGTACACTGGGCGCTGCAGGATCATCGGGAAACATTGACTGAGGCAGTGATCTCGCCACGAACGGCGCCCCCTACCTGA
- the argE gene encoding acetylornithine deacetylase — MMATTLSDVRAMLERLVAFDTVSRNSNLDLIDFVRDRLARQGVAADLIANGDGTKANLLATVGPRVEGGVVLSGHTDVVPVDGQAWTTDPFRLEERGGRLYGRGSCDMKGFVAIALALVPEMKALRRPIHLALSYDEEVGCRGAPSLVEAVGRLPRPAAVIVGEPTGMRVITAHKGITVARTHVRGHQMHSSQAHRGVSAVATAARLITYLDDVADARAVSGPFGPGFEPSHTTVHVGVVHGGTAVNIVARDCRFDWDIRSVPGDDPARILNDFAEHCRTQVEPAMREIAADTGITTEILMEAPALAHEGRNPAIDLACRLSGREDTGRVPFAAEAGLFQRAGFASVVCGPGSIDQAHQPDEFITLEQLEAGLRFQQRLVSALS; from the coding sequence ATGATGGCGACAACACTCTCCGATGTACGCGCAATGCTCGAACGGCTGGTCGCCTTCGACACCGTTTCGCGCAATTCGAACCTGGATCTGATCGACTTCGTCCGAGACCGTCTTGCGCGCCAGGGGGTCGCCGCCGATCTGATCGCGAACGGTGATGGCACCAAGGCGAACCTGCTGGCGACGGTCGGACCCCGGGTCGAGGGCGGGGTGGTGCTGTCCGGCCATACCGACGTGGTGCCCGTCGATGGCCAGGCCTGGACCACGGATCCGTTCCGTCTGGAAGAGCGCGGGGGGCGCCTCTACGGTCGCGGCAGCTGCGACATGAAGGGCTTTGTGGCGATCGCGCTGGCGCTGGTGCCAGAAATGAAGGCGCTGCGCCGGCCGATCCACCTGGCATTGTCCTACGACGAGGAGGTCGGCTGCCGAGGCGCGCCGAGCCTGGTCGAGGCGGTGGGCCGGCTCCCGCGGCCGGCGGCGGTGATCGTCGGTGAGCCGACGGGAATGCGGGTCATCACCGCGCACAAGGGCATCACGGTCGCGCGCACGCACGTGCGTGGGCACCAAATGCATTCGAGCCAGGCGCATCGGGGCGTGAGCGCGGTGGCCACCGCGGCGCGGCTGATCACCTACCTCGATGACGTCGCAGACGCGCGCGCGGTGTCCGGGCCTTTCGGGCCGGGTTTCGAGCCGTCGCACACCACCGTTCACGTGGGAGTCGTGCACGGCGGCACGGCGGTCAACATCGTCGCGCGCGACTGCCGGTTCGACTGGGACATCCGCTCGGTGCCGGGGGATGACCCGGCGCGGATCCTGAACGATTTCGCGGAGCATTGCCGGACGCAGGTCGAGCCCGCGATGCGCGAAATCGCAGCGGATACCGGGATTACGACCGAGATCCTGATGGAGGCTCCGGCCCTCGCGCACGAGGGTCGCAACCCGGCGATCGACCTGGCCTGTCGACTGAGCGGCCGTGAGGATACCGGCCGGGTGCCGTTTGCGGCGGAGGCCGGTCTGTTCCAGCGGGCAGGGTTTGCCAGCGTGGTCTGTGGGCCCGGATCGATCGACCAGGCGCATCAGCCCGACGAGTTCATCACGCTGGAACAGCTCGAGGCGGGTCTGCGCTTCCAGCAGCGGCTGGTGTCGGCTTTGTCCTGA
- a CDS encoding 2-oxoacid:acceptor oxidoreductase family protein, producing MLEIRIHGRGGQGNVVAAYLLASAAIDGGRYAQAFPAFGAERRGAPVAAFVRIDEQPIRRRCQVREPTFLIVQDPALMEVPGTLSGIRPDGTVLVDGPSGRIDDSGPNEVITMPATHLAMEHIGRPVPNTALLAAFITLTGLMPLSALTDALGERFKGPILEKNRKLVEAAAETVEAGRWREVAHAAGA from the coding sequence ATGCTCGAGATCAGGATTCACGGCCGCGGCGGCCAGGGCAACGTGGTGGCGGCGTATCTGCTGGCATCTGCGGCAATCGACGGGGGGCGCTACGCCCAGGCGTTCCCGGCGTTTGGCGCAGAGCGCCGCGGCGCTCCGGTTGCCGCATTCGTCCGCATCGACGAACAACCGATCCGCCGCCGCTGCCAGGTCCGGGAGCCGACCTTCCTGATCGTCCAGGATCCGGCACTGATGGAAGTCCCGGGAACACTCAGCGGGATCCGCCCGGATGGCACCGTGCTGGTCGACGGGCCCTCCGGCCGGATCGACGACAGCGGTCCCAACGAGGTGATCACGATGCCTGCGACCCATCTCGCGATGGAACATATCGGGCGCCCGGTACCCAACACCGCGCTCCTTGCCGCCTTCATCACGCTTACCGGGCTGATGCCGCTCTCGGCACTTACCGATGCACTCGGTGAGCGGTTCAAGGGGCCGATCTTGGAAAAGAATCGCAAGCTGGTGGAGGCGGCCGCCGAAACCGTCGAGGCTGGACGCTGGCGGGAGGTGGCCCATGCCGCAGGCGCTTGA
- the porA gene encoding pyruvate:ferredoxin oxidoreductase subunit alpha, with the protein MPQALEGSQALARAVAMCRPQVVAAYPITPQTHIVEGIARLVADGQFECEMVSVESEHSAASVALGAAVAGSRAYTASASQGILLMAEVLYDIAGLRVPLVMTCANRALSGPLNIWNDQQDSMSMRDSGWIQLYCATNQEAVDTTIQAFRIAERCELPVMVCVDGFTLTHTLEPLEIPAQEQVDSFLPPYRFRHGLDPAEPRSLGTLVGPEHFTEVRHAHHQALLRAQAEIAQADADWGAVSGRQYGGLLEVRGDADSGLGILTLGSVLGTLEDAMDEDPGLPRARFLKLRSFRPFPAQALREACAGLDTLIVLERALSPGAGGIVGPEVQAALAQLPTRPRVHNFAAGLGGRDLSLDLYARLVTAATSEGDPAPFAIIDADPSLLPEEDR; encoded by the coding sequence ATGCCGCAGGCGCTTGAAGGCTCGCAGGCACTGGCCCGGGCGGTGGCAATGTGCCGTCCGCAGGTGGTCGCGGCCTACCCCATCACCCCGCAGACCCATATCGTCGAGGGCATCGCCAGGCTCGTTGCAGACGGCCAGTTCGAGTGCGAGATGGTCAGCGTCGAGAGCGAGCACTCGGCCGCCTCAGTCGCCCTGGGCGCGGCGGTCGCCGGTTCGCGCGCCTACACCGCCAGCGCGTCCCAGGGAATCCTGCTGATGGCCGAGGTCCTTTACGACATCGCCGGCCTGCGCGTACCGCTGGTGATGACCTGTGCAAACCGCGCGCTCTCCGGACCGCTGAACATCTGGAACGACCAGCAGGACTCGATGTCGATGCGCGATTCCGGCTGGATCCAGTTGTACTGCGCGACCAACCAGGAGGCGGTGGACACGACCATCCAGGCGTTCCGGATCGCCGAGCGCTGCGAACTGCCGGTGATGGTCTGTGTCGATGGCTTCACCCTGACCCACACGCTGGAACCGCTGGAGATCCCGGCGCAGGAACAGGTCGACAGTTTCCTGCCCCCCTACCGTTTCCGGCACGGGCTCGACCCGGCCGAGCCGCGCAGCCTCGGCACGCTCGTCGGTCCCGAGCATTTCACCGAGGTGCGTCACGCTCACCACCAGGCCCTGCTGCGCGCACAGGCGGAGATCGCACAGGCGGACGCCGACTGGGGTGCCGTGTCCGGCCGGCAGTACGGCGGGCTGCTGGAAGTGCGGGGCGATGCGGATTCCGGCCTGGGCATCCTGACGTTGGGGTCCGTGCTCGGCACGCTGGAGGACGCGATGGACGAGGATCCGGGCCTGCCTCGTGCCCGCTTCCTGAAGCTGCGCAGCTTCCGCCCGTTCCCGGCGCAGGCGCTGCGCGAGGCATGCGCCGGCCTCGACACATTGATCGTGCTCGAACGCGCGCTGTCTCCGGGGGCCGGGGGCATCGTCGGCCCCGAGGTACAGGCCGCTTTGGCACAACTGCCCACGCGCCCGCGCGTGCACAACTTCGCGGCCGGGCTCGGCGGCCGGGACCTGTCCCTCGATCTGTACGCACGCCTGGTCACCGCCGCAACCAGCGAAGGCGATCCGGCCCCGTTCGCGATCATCGACGCGGATCCTTCCCTGTTACCCGAGGAGGATCGCTGA
- a CDS encoding thiamine pyrophosphate-dependent enzyme, which produces MNEQPVYSLDTLRSRQPRFRGLESGHRACQGCGEALAARLTTEAAGPDVVVANATGCLEVFSTPWPQSAWRLPWVHSVFGNVAAVAAGMEAALKQQGRATQVVAFAGDGGTFDIGFQALSGMMERGHNVLFVCFDNEAYMNTGVQRSGSTPHAAMTTTSPPGKVRMGKRHMKKDILSIIAAHHIPYAATASVAYTSDLRKKVRRAMDTEGASFLQIHSPCPLGWGHDGAATIEVARLAVQTGLFPIIEMERGELIGTLPIREPRPVSDYLRLQNRFRHLFADDYRARKELEHLQAIADRNIERFELRGIRPESYDTEGADTVHRGGDRWA; this is translated from the coding sequence ATGAACGAACAGCCCGTCTATTCCCTCGACACGCTGCGCTCGCGCCAGCCCCGTTTCCGCGGTCTGGAATCCGGCCACCGCGCCTGCCAGGGCTGCGGCGAGGCACTCGCCGCCCGGCTGACGACCGAGGCCGCCGGCCCCGACGTGGTCGTGGCCAACGCCACTGGCTGCCTCGAGGTGTTCAGTACCCCCTGGCCCCAGTCGGCCTGGCGCCTGCCCTGGGTCCACTCCGTGTTCGGCAACGTCGCCGCGGTTGCGGCCGGCATGGAGGCCGCGCTGAAGCAGCAGGGACGCGCGACCCAGGTGGTTGCCTTCGCCGGCGACGGCGGCACCTTCGACATCGGCTTCCAGGCCCTGTCGGGGATGATGGAGCGCGGCCACAACGTGCTGTTCGTCTGCTTCGACAACGAGGCCTACATGAACACCGGTGTTCAGCGCTCGGGGTCGACGCCGCATGCGGCGATGACGACCACCTCCCCGCCGGGCAAAGTGCGCATGGGCAAGCGACACATGAAGAAGGACATCCTCTCGATCATCGCGGCCCACCATATTCCCTATGCCGCCACCGCCTCGGTGGCCTACACGTCGGACCTGCGCAAGAAAGTGCGCCGCGCGATGGATACCGAGGGGGCAAGCTTCCTGCAGATCCATTCGCCCTGCCCGCTCGGCTGGGGCCACGACGGTGCCGCCACGATCGAAGTCGCACGCCTGGCGGTGCAAACCGGCCTGTTCCCGATCATCGAGATGGAACGCGGCGAACTGATCGGCACATTGCCGATCCGGGAACCGAGGCCGGTCTCCGACTACCTGCGGCTGCAGAACCGCTTCCGCCACCTGTTTGCCGACGACTACCGGGCCCGGAAGGAACTGGAACACCTGCAGGCGATCGCCGATCGCAACATCGAACGCTTCGAGTTGCGGGGTATCCGGCCCGAGAGTTATGACACCGAGGGGGCCGACACGGTACACCGCGGCGGCGACCGCTGGGCCTGA
- a CDS encoding FAD-dependent oxidoreductase has protein sequence MIEIPRGAFARPGTSLDFKTGTWRVERPVHQRRAAPCHSACPAGEDAQAYLAKAEVGDLRGAWETLVAANPLPAITGRVCHHPCESACNRRHYDDAITIHGVERFLGDRALHEGWAYPVAAPGSEAPRVAVVGAGPAGLSAAYHLLRNGCRITLIDAMPAAGGTMRTAIPRYRLPTEILDQELDRIVALPGIDFRPQTRLGRDISLQELQAEHQALFLGPGRRKGREWSADFAVPGDLHTGLQLLEAWVAEGTLPDQPRSVAIVGGGNTAVDLARVLRRQGVEQVHLISHQRVPAPDVPADDAMRATSREVSQAIEEGVTIHEHRGVRRLILRGERVVGMELVHMKKLVGQDGRLRRVAFEGTETVLHVDHVIPAIGQDVDPEGFNGLVERGQMNVEPWWGELRGHPNIFSGGDARSDHGTVSEAVGDGRRAALGIMRRLSAQPLDPGAPPEPIPFDDLNVHYFEPLPAAREPVLPPEHRKGLEEIEGGLDGSGVRNEAHRCLSCGDCLACDNCWTLCPDQSVLKTREIAADGSHYVFDYDYCKGCGICAHECPTGYIRMIPE, from the coding sequence ATGATCGAAATTCCCCGCGGCGCCTTCGCCCGTCCCGGCACCTCCCTCGACTTCAAGACCGGCACCTGGCGGGTGGAGCGGCCGGTGCATCAACGCCGCGCTGCTCCCTGCCATTCGGCCTGCCCGGCCGGCGAGGACGCCCAGGCCTACCTGGCCAAGGCCGAGGTCGGGGACTTGCGCGGTGCCTGGGAAACGCTGGTCGCAGCCAACCCGTTGCCAGCGATCACCGGAAGGGTCTGCCACCACCCCTGCGAGTCGGCCTGCAACCGCCGGCATTATGACGACGCGATCACGATCCACGGCGTCGAGCGTTTCCTGGGCGATCGCGCCCTGCACGAGGGTTGGGCGTATCCGGTGGCAGCGCCCGGTTCCGAGGCGCCGCGGGTCGCGGTGGTCGGCGCCGGGCCGGCGGGGCTTTCGGCCGCTTACCACCTGCTGCGCAACGGCTGCCGTATCACATTGATCGACGCGATGCCCGCCGCGGGCGGCACGATGCGTACCGCGATCCCCCGCTACCGTCTGCCGACCGAAATCCTCGATCAGGAACTGGACCGGATCGTCGCGCTGCCCGGTATCGACTTCCGCCCGCAAACGCGGCTCGGACGCGACATCTCGCTGCAGGAACTCCAGGCCGAGCACCAGGCGCTGTTTCTCGGTCCCGGGCGGCGCAAGGGTCGTGAATGGAGTGCCGATTTCGCGGTGCCGGGAGACCTGCACACTGGCCTGCAGTTGCTCGAGGCCTGGGTCGCCGAGGGAACGCTGCCCGATCAGCCGCGCTCGGTCGCGATCGTCGGCGGCGGCAACACCGCGGTGGACCTGGCGCGCGTGCTGCGCCGCCAGGGCGTGGAACAGGTCCACCTGATCAGCCACCAGCGCGTTCCGGCACCGGATGTCCCCGCAGACGACGCGATGCGGGCCACGTCTCGCGAGGTCTCCCAGGCGATCGAGGAAGGCGTGACCATCCACGAGCACCGCGGCGTACGCCGGCTGATCCTGCGCGGCGAGCGGGTCGTCGGCATGGAACTCGTGCACATGAAGAAACTCGTGGGCCAGGACGGACGCCTGCGCCGGGTCGCGTTCGAGGGCACCGAGACCGTTCTCCACGTCGATCACGTGATTCCGGCGATCGGCCAGGACGTCGACCCCGAGGGGTTTAACGGGCTGGTCGAGCGCGGCCAGATGAACGTCGAACCGTGGTGGGGCGAACTGCGCGGGCATCCGAACATCTTCAGCGGCGGTGACGCCCGTTCCGATCACGGCACCGTCAGCGAGGCGGTCGGCGACGGGCGACGGGCAGCGCTGGGGATCATGCGCCGGCTTTCCGCGCAGCCCCTGGATCCGGGGGCTCCACCCGAGCCGATCCCGTTCGACGATCTCAACGTGCACTACTTCGAACCGCTGCCGGCAGCCCGGGAACCGGTGCTGCCGCCGGAACACCGCAAGGGGCTCGAGGAGATCGAGGGCGGGTTGGACGGCAGCGGCGTGCGCAACGAGGCCCACCGCTGCCTGTCGTGCGGCGACTGCCTGGCCTGTGACAACTGCTGGACCCTGTGCCCGGACCAGTCGGTGCTGAAGACCCGCGAGATCGCCGCCGACGGCAGTCACTACGTGTTCGACTACGACTACTGCAAGGGCTGCGGTATCTGTGCCCACGAATGCCCCACCGGCTACATCCGCATGATCCCGGAGTAG
- a CDS encoding inorganic phosphate transporter: protein MAFRIGNPLGDRKASLVWSPENLRLAAGMVFMIGVFAYALLLTRGIPTLTPQGLLLLVASAVVGAYMAMNIGANDVANNLGPAVGSRAITLGWAIVIAAVFEALGAIIAGGEVVGTIKGGIIDPAEIEQVSEFAWLMFSALLAGALWLNLATALGAPVSTTHSIIGAVMGAGIAAGGWALVNWATIGQIVASWLISPLMGGLIAATILYVIKRKITYRSAMHQAAGQVVPWLVALMAWAFATFMLIKGLGDLYRLPVVQAAPVGAVVALAAFLAVRGPIRRSAATLENTKGAVNRLFTVPLIFAAALLSFAHGANDVANAIGPLAAIYEAIKTDEIATRAATPMWILILGAVGLAAGLALYGSKLIRTVGREITELDRMRAFSIALAAAITVIIAAQLGMPISTTHVTIGALFGVGFLREYLKTNYAKMEQTIIAGHEGEERAKVEAYLHRFEAAPIEEKRRMLADIKARSPGIPEAPLFAKKERKAMKKVVKQQLVKRSLVFRIVAAWIITVPATAVLAALLFKLIILLGG from the coding sequence GTGGCATTCCGAATCGGTAACCCGCTGGGCGACAGAAAGGCCTCTCTGGTCTGGAGCCCGGAGAACCTGCGCCTGGCCGCAGGCATGGTGTTCATGATCGGCGTCTTCGCCTATGCCCTGCTGCTGACGCGGGGCATCCCGACGCTGACGCCGCAGGGGCTGTTGCTGCTGGTTGCGTCGGCGGTGGTCGGCGCCTACATGGCGATGAATATCGGCGCCAACGACGTCGCCAACAACCTCGGCCCGGCGGTCGGCTCGCGGGCGATCACCTTGGGCTGGGCCATCGTGATCGCCGCGGTGTTCGAGGCGCTCGGCGCGATCATCGCCGGCGGCGAGGTGGTCGGCACCATCAAGGGCGGCATCATCGACCCGGCGGAGATCGAGCAGGTTTCCGAGTTCGCCTGGCTGATGTTCTCCGCGCTGCTTGCCGGCGCGCTCTGGCTCAACCTCGCCACGGCCCTGGGCGCCCCGGTGTCGACCACGCATTCGATCATCGGCGCGGTGATGGGCGCCGGCATCGCGGCCGGTGGCTGGGCGTTGGTCAACTGGGCAACGATCGGCCAGATCGTCGCCAGCTGGTTGATCTCCCCGCTGATGGGAGGACTGATCGCAGCCACCATCCTCTACGTGATCAAGCGCAAGATCACGTATCGCAGCGCGATGCATCAGGCCGCGGGCCAGGTGGTGCCGTGGCTGGTCGCCCTGATGGCCTGGGCATTCGCGACTTTCATGCTGATCAAGGGCCTCGGCGACCTGTATCGGCTGCCTGTGGTACAGGCGGCACCGGTCGGGGCCGTGGTCGCGCTCGCCGCGTTCCTGGCCGTCCGCGGGCCGATCCGTCGGAGTGCGGCGACGCTGGAGAACACCAAGGGCGCCGTCAACCGCCTGTTCACCGTGCCGCTGATCTTCGCCGCGGCGCTGCTGAGCTTCGCCCATGGTGCCAATGACGTCGCCAATGCGATCGGACCGCTCGCCGCGATCTACGAGGCGATCAAGACCGACGAGATCGCCACCCGTGCGGCGACTCCGATGTGGATCCTGATCCTTGGCGCAGTGGGCCTCGCGGCCGGTCTCGCGCTGTACGGATCGAAGCTGATCCGCACCGTCGGCCGCGAGATCACCGAGCTCGATCGGATGCGGGCCTTCTCCATCGCGCTGGCGGCGGCCATCACGGTGATCATCGCGGCCCAGCTGGGTATGCCGATCTCGACCACCCACGTGACCATCGGCGCCCTGTTCGGCGTCGGTTTTCTGCGCGAATACCTGAAGACCAACTACGCGAAGATGGAGCAGACCATCATCGCCGGACACGAGGGCGAGGAACGGGCCAAAGTCGAGGCGTACCTGCACCGGTTCGAAGCCGCGCCCATCGAGGAGAAACGGCGGATGCTCGCCGACATCAAGGCGCGTTCCCCGGGAATCCCGGAGGCCCCGCTGTTCGCGAAAAAGGAACGCAAGGCAATGAAAAAAGTCGTCAAACAGCAGTTGGTCAAACGTTCGCTGGTTTTCCGCATCGTAGCCGCGTGGATTATCACCGTTCCGGCCACCGCGGTCCTTGCTGCCCTGCTGTTCAAGCTGATCATCCTGCTCGGCGGCTGA
- a CDS encoding DsrE family protein — protein MPTRRSLLFMLALLLAAPSVLADAGGPADPVRVALQLSDHDPIRQSMVLSVANNLVNHYGADHVDVEVVAFGPGLTLLRDTSQFAQRVTALSESQGVRFSYCEITVDSMEQREGQRPRLLPVAQATPSGAVRIIDLVAEGYTHIAP, from the coding sequence ATGCCAACCCGAAGATCCCTGCTGTTCATGCTTGCGCTGCTGCTGGCCGCGCCGTCCGTACTGGCCGATGCCGGTGGCCCCGCCGACCCGGTCCGCGTCGCGCTGCAACTGAGTGACCACGACCCGATCCGGCAGTCGATGGTCCTCAGCGTCGCGAACAACCTGGTCAACCATTACGGCGCGGATCACGTCGACGTGGAGGTCGTGGCTTTCGGTCCGGGCCTGACCCTGTTGCGCGATACCAGCCAGTTCGCCCAACGGGTCACCGCGCTGTCCGAGTCGCAGGGCGTACGCTTCAGCTACTGCGAGATCACCGTGGACAGCATGGAACAACGCGAGGGTCAGCGGCCGCGCCTGTTGCCGGTGGCGCAGGCCACGCCGTCGGGCGCGGTGCGGATCATCGACCTGGTCGCAGAGGGTTACACCCACATCGCGCCCTGA